GGCCTGGCATGAAGCGTCGCCCACAGGCGCAATGCGCTTCGCCATTTGGAACCGTTCTCCACAGTCGTGCCTGTCTCGGTTTCCGCTCCAATCTCGCTTGCGAGGCTGGAGGCATGCCTTCGCAGACCAGCTTGACGCAGACCAACAACGAGTTACTGCACACCGATGACTTGCTTCGGCAAGGGCTCAACCACGCCCACATCGCCCGCGCGGTCACCGAGCAGAGGCTCACTCGGATCCGTCGAGGGTATTACGTTGATGGGACGCGTTGGCGAGCGGCATTGCCCGAGGAGAAGCACCTTTTCGCAATCCGGGCAGCAGCGCGTGCAACAGATGCGCTTCCGACACGATCTGCAACGCCATCGGCCCAACCGGCACTCTCGCTAACGCCCTCACCAAAGTTTCCACCAGTTTTCTCCCATCGGAGCGCAGCGACCCTGCACCGCTGGCCCGTGTGGGCACCCTGGATTGCAGGGTTTGCGAGCAATCCGCTTCGTACAAGTGTCACCGTTGGCGCAAGCCGGCGCGCGAGTTCGTCCCGGGTCGTCAAGCGATTCAATGCAGAGCTGCTGGACGACGAGACCCTCCAGATGACTGGCCGCGCTGACGAACCCAGAATTCTCGCGACCTCGCCCGAGCGCACGCTCTCAGATCTTGCCCGTTCAGATGCGTTTGGGGTTGCCCTCGTCGCAGCCGATGCGCATTTGCGACTCGTTGCACGTGTCGGCCGGCAGACCGATCCGGTGGCGCTCTCGGGGTGGCGGGCAAGAATGCTGGCCCAGGCGGCAGTGTTTGAGTCCCGGCCGGGCTCGTCTGCCGTTCGGGCAATGGTCCAACTCGCTGATCCGCGCGCAGACTCCCCTTTGGAATCCATCAGCCGCATGAGATTCGCCCAGTTGGGTCTCGACGTCGATCTCCAGGTACCAGTCAAGGGCCCGCATGGCGGGACGTTCTTCCTTGACTTCTACATTCCAAGCCTTGGCCTATGGGGTGAGTGTGACGGTCGGTCGAAGTACACCGACGCTCGCCTCCGAGGCGGGAAGTCAGCCGAGGAGATTGTCTACGAAGAGAAGCGCCGAGCAGATTGGATCACTGGGAAGACGGGGCTACGCTTGATTCGGTGGGGCGTCGAAGAGGTCCGCACGCTCGCGGCGTTCACCGCGTATCTCCGCGTTCTGGGAGTCGCATCCCCCGGAAACCTTGCAAGGCGCCCAGACCCCAACGTCGCCGCGACACTGACACGCGTACCGTAGGGCACATCTTTCTCTCAAGAACACATCGAAATACGCGGAATTAGCGTGTGCGCCGAAGAAGTTCATGTGCTTCGGGGCAGCGGTCAAGCGAAGCCAGGCTGGACCAAGTCGGGCCGGGGTGCAGCAATCACAGACACGGCTTCAAACGCCACGTTCCCCGCGGGCCGGCCCACGCCCTCATGAAGGGGCAGAACAGTTCCGCGGGGAACGAGCGTGCGAGAAGTGGGAGCCCGGGCTACTTCTCCCAGATGAAGTGGCCCTGCTGCTGCAGCTCTTCGTGCTCCGGGCCGAGCGGAATGTCCGTGCGGTCGCGCAGCAGCAGCGTTGCGATGAACGCGATCACCATCACGCCCGCGATGTAGAACGCCACCGAAGTTGCCGTGCCGGTCGCTGCAACGAGCGCCGACGAGATCATCGGGGCGAATGCGCCGCCCAAGATCGCGCCGATCGCGTACGTGATCGAGACACCCGAGAACCGAATCGAGGCCGGGAAGAGCTCCGTGAAGTACGCCGCCTGCGGCCCGTACGTGAGCCCGTTGCCGATAGCGAACAGCGACAGGCCGAGGAACAGCAGCCACACGTTGCCCGTGTTGACGAGCGGGAAGAGGATGAAGATGACCGCGAGGAACGCGATCCAGCCCGCGATGTAGGTCTTCTTCCGGCCGATCTTGTCGGAGATCACGCCCGCCGCAAACGTCATGATGAGCCACACAACCGACGCGGCGGCGACTGCGAGCAGCACGTGGGTGCGGTTCATACCGACGTGGCCGCCCTCATCGATCGGGGTCGTCGCGTAGTTCTGGATGTATCCGCCGGTGGTCATGTAGCCCGCGGCGTTGTTGCCCGCGAAGGTGAGCGCGGCGAGCAGTACGAGCAGCCAGTGCTTCTTAAAGAGCTCGACGACGGGAACCTTGCTCTGCTCCTTGCGCTCCGAGATCTCCGTGAAGACGGGGCTCTCTTCGACCGAGCGGCGAACGACAATGCCGACGACGATCAGCACGAAGCTCAGCAGGAACGGCACGCGCCAGCCCCACTCAAGGAACGCGTCGCCTGGTGAGATGACGCCGGTCATGAGCGCGAGCACGCCCGACGCGAGCAGCAGGCCGATCGGAACGCCGATCTGCGGGAACGCCCCCATTCGCCCACGCTTGCCCGCGGGCGAGTGCTCAACAGCCATGAGCACGGCGCCGCCCCACTCGCCGCCCGTCGAGAGCCCCTGCAGTACGCGCAGCAGCACGAGCAGCACCGGCGCGAGCATGCCCGCCTGCGCGTACGTAGGCAAGACACCGATCAGCGTCGTCGCGACACCCATGAGAATGAGCGTGACCACGAGCATCGCCTTGCGGCCGATCTTGTCGCCGTAGTGCCCCGCGAGGAACGCGCCGAGCGGGCGGAAGAGGAAGCTCACGCCAACGGTGGCGAAGGAGAGGATCGTCGCGAACTGGGGCCCCGCGGGCTTGAAGAACAGCTCGGCGAAGACGAGGCCCGCGGCGCTCGCGTAGAGGAAGAAGTCGTACCACTCGATGGTGGTGCCGATAACCGTAGCGGCGGCGACCCGTCGCAGTTCGCGCTGCGATCTGGGCGCAGCAGTTGGGGAGGACATACCCAGGAGACTCCTTTGTCGTTTAGTGAACAGCGTGTGCGGTAATTGAACACCACAGCTCGGGGTTCACCCTACAGGATTCTCGGCGATTGTGCCGCATCGCAGACCGCTCATTCTTGGGTCTGTGCAAGAAAGCCCCGAGGAAATACCGGGGCCACCCGCGCAACCCCACCATTCCCCGCACCAAAAACCTGGCCCCGCACCCCTCGAACGGGGGTACGGGGCCAGGCACCGCAGGGTGGCTGAATTTCTCCGGGTGCGACTACGCCCCGGCGAGCTCAGCCTTCTTGCGCAGCCGCAGCGCGTGCAGCAGCGGCTCGGTGTAGCCGTTCGGCTGCGTCGTGCCCTCAAGGATGAGTCGGCGGGCGGCCTCGAACGCCGTTCCGGCGCCACCCGCGAGGGGCTCGTAGGTCGCGTCGGCCGCGTTTTGCCTGTCGACGATCACCGCGCACTTCTCGAGCGCCGCATCGATCTCGCCCTCGGTGATGACCCCGTGCAGCAGCCAGTTCGCGAGCAGTTGGCTGGAGATTCGCAGCGTCGCGCGATCCTCCATGAGACCGACGTCGTGGATATCGGGCACCTTCGAGCATCCGACGCCCTGGTCGATCCAGCGCACGACGTAGCCGAGGATCGACTGGACGTTGTTCTCAACTTCGGTCGCAACGACCTCCGGCGTGAGCGCCCCCTCGGGGGCGAGCGGAATCGTGAGGAGCGCGTCGAGGCTGTCAGCCGCGAGTGCGGGCAGCCCGCGGCGCGCGACGAACGCGTCCTGCTGGTGGTAGTGGAGCGCGTGCAGCGTGGCCGCGGTGGGCGACGGCACCCACGCCGTCGAAGCACCGGCGCGCACGTGCCCGATCTTCTGCTCGAGCATCGCGGCCATGAGGTCGGGCATCGCCCACATGCCCTTGCCGATCTGGGCGCGGCCGTCGAGGCCACAGTCGACGCCGATCGCGACGTTTCGCGCCTCGTAGGTCGGCAGCCACGGCTCCTCGCGGATCGCGCCCTTCGGGAGCATCGCGCCCGCGCGCATCGAGGTGTGGATCTCGTCACCCGTGCGGTCGAGGAAGCCGGTGTTGATGAACACGACCCGCTCGCTCGCGGCCGCGATGCACGCGGCGAGGTTCGCCGAGGTGCGTCGCTCCTCGTCCATGATGCCGATCTTCAGAGTGTTCGCAGGCAGGCCCAGCAGCTCCTCGACCCTGCCGAACAGCTTCGCGGCGAACGCAACCTCGGCCGAGCCGTGCATCTTGGGCTTCACGATGTACATCGATCCGGCGCGCGAGTTGCGCCCCGCCGCGGGCCCGCGCAGCTCGACGAGCGAGCCGACCGCCGTCATGACCGCGTCGAGGATGCCCTCGAAGACCTCGGCCCCGTTCGCGTCGCGCACGGCCGGCGTGCGCATGAGGTGGCCGACGTTGCGCACGAACAGCAGCGAGCGGCCGGGCAGCACGAGCACCTCACCGTTCGGCGCGGTGTACTCGCGGTCGGGGTTCGCGGTGCGGGTGAAGGTCTTCCCGCCCTTCGACACCTGTTCGGCGAGGGTGCCGTCCATGAGGCCGCGCCAGTTGCGGTAGCCGAGCGCCTTGTCGTCGGCGTCAACGGCAGCGACCGAGTCTTCGAGGTCCATGATCGTCGTGAGCGCCGACTCGAGCTCGATGTCGTCGATACCCGCCGAGTCGGTCTTGCCGTTCGTGCCAGACCTGTCGATGACGATGTCGACATGGAGCCCGTTGTGGCTGAGTAGCACCCGCTCGGGCGCAGCCGCTTCACCCCGGTAGCCGACGAACGCCGCGGGGTCCGCGAGCCCGGTCGTGCCGCCCTCGGACGTCGAGACCACGAGCGCGCCATCGATGACGGCGTAGCCTGTTGCGGTGGTGTGGGATCCCTGTTCGAGCGCGACGTGCGCGTCGAGGAACCGGCGCCCCTCGGCGATGACCGCGGCGCCGCGGGCCGGGTTGTAACCCGCACCTGGCGCGAGCTCACCCTCTCGCGAGATCGCATCGGTGCCGTAGAGCGCGTCGTACAGCGAACCCCAGCGGGCGTTCACCGCGTTGAGCGCGAAGCGCGCGTTCAGCAGCGGCACCACGAGCTGCGGGCCCGCGAGCCTGGCGATCTCGGGGTCGACGTTCTCCGTCGCAACGGCGACCTGTGCGGGCTCGCCCTCGAGGTACCCGATGCCAGAGAGGAAGGCCCGGTACTCCGCGAGGTCCGGCTGGCCGGGGCGCTCTGCGTGGTACGCATCGATCTGGGCCTGGAGGTCGTCACGGCGAGCGAGCAGCGCCTCGTTCTCAGGGGTGAGGTCGGCGAGGATCGCGGCGACGCCGTCCCAGAACGCGTCATCTGTGACGCCTCCCCCGACCGCGCGATCCGCGGCAAGCGCCTCCTTGGCGAACTCGACGATCGGCGTGGCGACTGAAAGCCCTGCGCGGGTTTCGGTGGGGATCACTTGGTTGTCTCCTCGGGTAGGCGGCGTTGGCGCGGGGCGCGAAGCCCTCGTGCTCAACCATAGAGGCGAAGGGCTTGTTTTGGAATATTGATTCCGTATTATGGAATTCATGACGAACTCGCGCGACACACACCTCGAGTCCGACGGCCCAGAGGCGGGGCGCGAGCGCCCACCCGAGGGCCAGGTGCAGTCGGTCGCGCGGGCCTTCGCCCTCCTCGAAGCTCTCGCCGACGCGGGCGACCCTCTGTCGCTCCAGGCGCTCGCTGAGCGCACGGGGCTCGCCCAGCCCACCGCGCACCGCCTGCTGAAAACCATGCAGGGCCTCGGCTACGCGCGGCAGACGGCGGCGCGCGAGTACGGCCTCGGGCCCGGGCTCATCGGGCTGGGCAACCGAGCGGCCCCGCAGCTGGCCGCGCGGGCCCAACCGCTCCTCCGAGAGCTCGAGGAGCTGTCGCAAGAGACGGCGAACCTCGTCGTGCTCGATGGCACGAACGCGGTCTACGTCGCCCAGCAACCGTCACGGCACCAGATGCGCATGTTCACGGAGGTTGGCCGCCGGGTGCTGCCGCATGCGGCCGGTGCGGGGAAGGCGATGCTCGCAACCCTGAGCGACACCCGCGTCCGTGCGATCGTCAGGGAGACCGGGCTGCCCCGGTACACCGCAACGACGCTCACGACCGAGGCCGAGCTGCTCCGCGAACTGCGCGACACGCGGGGCCGCGGATATGCACTCGATGACGGCGAGCGCGAGGTCGGCGTCCGGTGCATCGCCGTAGCCGTTCCGGGCTCGACGCCGCCCGCCGCGCTCTCCGTGTCGGGGCCGGCCGCCCGCATCACCGACGAGATGGCGCGCCGCGTCGTGGAGGCGCTCCGTGACGTCGCGGCACGCCTCG
This portion of the Leucobacter komagatae genome encodes:
- a CDS encoding IclR family transcriptional regulator, whose translation is MTNSRDTHLESDGPEAGRERPPEGQVQSVARAFALLEALADAGDPLSLQALAERTGLAQPTAHRLLKTMQGLGYARQTAAREYGLGPGLIGLGNRAAPQLAARAQPLLRELEELSQETANLVVLDGTNAVYVAQQPSRHQMRMFTEVGRRVLPHAAGAGKAMLATLSDTRVRAIVRETGLPRYTATTLTTEAELLRELRDTRGRGYALDDGEREVGVRCIAVAVPGSTPPAALSVSGPAARITDEMARRVVEALRDVAARLAGAGAAA
- a CDS encoding MFS transporter produces the protein MSSPTAAPRSQRELRRVAAATVIGTTIEWYDFFLYASAAGLVFAELFFKPAGPQFATILSFATVGVSFLFRPLGAFLAGHYGDKIGRKAMLVVTLILMGVATTLIGVLPTYAQAGMLAPVLLVLLRVLQGLSTGGEWGGAVLMAVEHSPAGKRGRMGAFPQIGVPIGLLLASGVLALMTGVISPGDAFLEWGWRVPFLLSFVLIVVGIVVRRSVEESPVFTEISERKEQSKVPVVELFKKHWLLVLLAALTFAGNNAAGYMTTGGYIQNYATTPIDEGGHVGMNRTHVLLAVAAASVVWLIMTFAAGVISDKIGRKKTYIAGWIAFLAVIFILFPLVNTGNVWLLFLGLSLFAIGNGLTYGPQAAYFTELFPASIRFSGVSITYAIGAILGGAFAPMISSALVAATGTATSVAFYIAGVMVIAFIATLLLRDRTDIPLGPEHEELQQQGHFIWEK
- a CDS encoding malate synthase G, whose product is MIPTETRAGLSVATPIVEFAKEALAADRAVGGGVTDDAFWDGVAAILADLTPENEALLARRDDLQAQIDAYHAERPGQPDLAEYRAFLSGIGYLEGEPAQVAVATENVDPEIARLAGPQLVVPLLNARFALNAVNARWGSLYDALYGTDAISREGELAPGAGYNPARGAAVIAEGRRFLDAHVALEQGSHTTATGYAVIDGALVVSTSEGGTTGLADPAAFVGYRGEAAAPERVLLSHNGLHVDIVIDRSGTNGKTDSAGIDDIELESALTTIMDLEDSVAAVDADDKALGYRNWRGLMDGTLAEQVSKGGKTFTRTANPDREYTAPNGEVLVLPGRSLLFVRNVGHLMRTPAVRDANGAEVFEGILDAVMTAVGSLVELRGPAAGRNSRAGSMYIVKPKMHGSAEVAFAAKLFGRVEELLGLPANTLKIGIMDEERRTSANLAACIAAASERVVFINTGFLDRTGDEIHTSMRAGAMLPKGAIREEPWLPTYEARNVAIGVDCGLDGRAQIGKGMWAMPDLMAAMLEQKIGHVRAGASTAWVPSPTAATLHALHYHQQDAFVARRGLPALAADSLDALLTIPLAPEGALTPEVVATEVENNVQSILGYVVRWIDQGVGCSKVPDIHDVGLMEDRATLRISSQLLANWLLHGVITEGEIDAALEKCAVIVDRQNAADATYEPLAGGAGTAFEAARRLILEGTTQPNGYTEPLLHALRLRKKAELAGA